In uncultured Desulfuromonas sp., the genomic stretch TGACCACTGATGGTCCACACGGCAAATTTCCCAACCTGAGCATGCGCTTTTTGCCATTGCTCTGCATGCACTGCGACAATTCTCCCTGTGTTGACGCCTGTCCAACCGGCGCTTCAATTCAGGCTGAAAACGGCATTGTTCACGTTGAGGATAAAAAGTGTGTCGGCTGCCTGTCTTGTATCATGGCCTGCCCTTATGGCGCACGCTACCACAACCATGAGACCGGGGCTGTTAACAAATGTAATTTCTGCCTTGATCGGGTTGAAGAAGGTTTATTCCCGCACTGTGTCGAAACGTGTCACCAAAAAGCCCGTATTTTCGGCGACTTGGATGACGAAAACAGTGAAGTCAGCAAGCTGATCAACGAGAATCCTTCGGTTCAGTTGCTGCCTGAGCTGAATACCGACCCCTGTGTCTTTTACATCTACTGATGGAGGAGTTGAACAAATGAGTGAAAAACATCAAGCCTGGGGGTGGATGCTGGCGGTGGATTTTTTCTTCGCCGGTATGGGCGGGGCCATGCTGGTCATCGCCGCGATCATCGACCTCTTTATTGCACCGAATCAGGTCTCTTTACTGGGAAACATTCTTGGCCCGCTGTGCATGTGCGTCGGCTGCGGTTTTCTAATTCTTGAACTGGGGCGTCCTATGCAGGCCTGGCGGGTGTTCATGAACCCGAAGGCGATCCTGACCTTTGGCGCCTGGACCATGACAATTGCCATCATTTCCGGCTTTGCCTATGCCTCGTTCGGCATCAAGAGCAGCCTGATTTTCTGGCATGAAGGGGACTTTTTACGTCACCTGCTGGCCCTGGTCAACATTGTCACCGGTTTAGTCGTCGCCACCTATCCGGGTGTATTGCTGGGACGCCACAAAGGCCGCCCTTTCTGGGTTGGTCCGGGAGTCATGGGTCTGTTCCTGCTGTCCTCCATGGTCACAGGTCTGGCCTTACATTGCCTGTGTGCAATCGTTGCCCCAATTGAAGGTTCTGTCCTGAGCAGCCTGCCGAAACTGATTGCAGCCTTACTGCTGGTACAGGTCCTGATGTGGGCAGGCTACCTGTGGATTAAAGCAAGTGGCACCACCGCGGCGGAAAGCGCCAGCGCAAAACGCTGGATCAACGGCGATCTTGCCAAAGGGTTCAAAATATACTTCATGCTGATCGGCACGGTGGTACCGATGATTCTGCTTCTGACTCCAGTTGGATTCTTTCAGGGCCTTGCCGCTTTGATGGTTCTGTTTGGCGGCGTCATGATGCGTATCCAGATCGTCACCAGCGGTAAAGATCGAACCTTCCTGCCCGGCGAGTTACAGTATCGTTCCCGCTTGCCGCAGGGAGACGAAAAGTTCCTCAAAAAAGCGTGGATGTAACAGCGGACACAGTTGGGCACTGCCAAATCAGCACAATTACTCTGCCTCGGCCGTCACCGAAGCCGATTTCGGCAGTGCCCTGTTCCAGGATAAATGCATAACGCTTCCAAATGCACAGAATTGAGGTTAAAGATGACACAGGCAGTCGGGACAAACAGCACTGATACAAAAAAGAATATAAGACTTTTAGAACTCACACAGAGTGTTTGCCCGGTCTGCCTGGATGTCATTGAAGCCCGCATTGTCGTTAACGATAATGCGGTGTTCATGGAGAAAACCTGTGCACAGCACGGTTCTTACTCCACCTACCTGTGGCCGGATGAAGAACATTATCGCTGGATGAAAGACTTTAAGTTCCCGCACATCCGCCCAAAATCAAACCTTCCGGTCCTCAAAGGCTGTCCCGAGGATTGTGGCCCCTGCACATCACATCAACATCATCCCCGCTTGGTTGAACTGGAACTGACGCAGCGCTGCAATTTGCGTTGCCCGGTTTGTTTTATGGCCGCGGATGACAATCAGAGCCATGTGGAAACGGATCTCTCGCTGGCGGACATCAAGAAGCAACTGGTTAAAATTATGGACCAGTGTGGCCCGCAAACCAGCATCCAGTTGACCGGTGGCGAACCCACCGTCCGCAAAGACCTGCCGGACATCATTGCTCTGTGTCGCGAGATCGGCTTCAGTGCGATTGAGGTCAACACCAACGGCGTTGTTATCAGCCGCAATCTCAATTACCTTGAACAACTGGCGGCATCAGGTGCTACCGGGATCTATATGCAGTTTGACGGACTGGACGACGACGTTTTCAAAAAAGTCCGCGGGGCAAACCTGTTGAAAGACAAGCTTCAGGCCATTGAAAACTGTCGCAGTATCGGCATGCAGATCGTCTTGGCCATGGCTGTTATCAGAGGAATCAACGACGACCAAATGGGCAAGGTTCTCGAATTTGGTCTGCAGAATCGCGACGTGATTGCTGGAGTCGCCTTTCAGCCGGCATTCGGTTCTGGACGGTTCGAGATTGCTGACAAAAAACCGTTAACCATGGGCGATGCCATTTACGAACTGTCGGAGCAGAGTAATGGTTTGCTCTCCCCTTACGACTTCTGGCCGACCGGCTGCTCCCATCCCTTGTGCGATGCGACCACCTACATCCTGCCGCAGCCACAGGGTTTAGTCCCAATGAGCCGCGTGATCAACGTCCAGGACTACATGGATCATTTCAACCCGGCAAGCCCACAGGGCTCTGTACTGCCGGACATTGCCGACACAATGTACCCCGACCACGAACCGGGTCTGTCAATATTGATCATGAACTATATGGATGCCATGAGCATGGACTTAAAACGTCTTCAGCAATGCAGTATGACTGTTGCCGGTAAAGACGGCAGCCAAATCCCATTTTGTTCCTACCAATTGACAAACATGGACGGACTCAAACGCTCTGAACTGCCGTAAATGAGCGCTCCGGTTTCCCTCGTTTAACACGAGGGATCAAACGCTCTCACAAGTCTGTTGACAGTCCACTTCACCACCCGCAAACGTTCCGCAAAGGAACCGTTCTGCCCGCGTTTCATCCCGTAGATTCTGCTTATATCTCTCCTGACCGTTTGTCGCCTCAAGGGTCGTGCGTCAGCATAATTGAAATTGTACATTGTCAGAGCGGCTTCAGCCGCGAATTCCCATCATGATAAGGATCAATGACCAGAACAATTCGCGAATAAATTCGCTCCTACAGCGGGTCACTCCGATGACAAAATTGACTGTGTTCAAGTCCTCGCATCATTTGGCCAAAGCCCTTCCCCCTCAAAACCTCATTAATCTGACCACTCACCCCCAACGCACCACAAAGCGTTCGTTGTGCCGGCAAAGGATTTAAGCTCGCGTGTCACAGCCGTGTCTCTCACTTTGAACACAGCGAGATCACAATGGGACAACGCCATCGATTCCATCCAGTGCTTTAAGTTGGCTGTTTGCAGAGATGAGCAACAGAGGGCTGACTTGAGAAGCACGTGAAAGGGGATGGGGAAATGCCTGAGAGAGACTACCCTGTCAAGCCCCCCCTGAGAGCTTTGCCTTCCTGCAGACGGTTTAAAAAAGCAGTTGGCTCATGCTTTGCGCAAAGTGGCTCCACCCTCGTTGCAGGATGTTGAAAAAGCCTGTTAGCCCCGAATGGCGCTAGTTTAGGGGAAAGAGCAGCAAAAACAGGACTGTTCCCGCACGGGGGCTGTCCCGAATGGCACTAGTTTAAGCAAGATTTGCGTAAAAACAGAATTGTCCATAGGTGCAAATGAGAACAGCCCCAATAGCCTGAAATTATAACAGTTTGTGCCGGAAAACATCTCGGACTGTTCGATGCACAGAAGTCCTTAACTTTGTTGAGAATTCTCTTAAACTAGTGCCATTCGGGGCTGTCCCAGGCTTTTACAGTGCAAACCGCCACCGTTCCATGGCCCGTAAACATCTGGGACAGCCCCAGGTAGGGCTTGGGACAGTCCCGAGTTTACTACAGAATTGCTTAAACGAGTGCCATTCCAGTCAGCCTCCTGATTTGTCCGTAGACAGCCATGCTGCCGATCATGACTCCCCCCTCTGAAATCGCCTGTTTAAGTCTTAAATGAGCGTTCCTAATTTGATACCACCTGGGACAAAAGATTTATCATTTATTTTCAGACACTTACATAGAAAAACATCTTCTTTACACGTTTAATCCATCTCAAAAAAAGAATTCGAAAGAATTTCACAAGTCCGATTTTGTTCTTTTATTTCAATAACTTACAAATGAATAATTTTCCTCGCAGATTGGCATACTCATAGCAATTATCCAAAGCAACAACAAAATCCATTTTATGACCTGCATGCAGTGTGAATACCTCATGCAACAAATCGAAAAGGAGGTGCAACGAAAAGATTTACGTGGATGGTTTGTTTGAATTAACGATTAGAGAATGAAAGGATGGAACAAGACAATGGCAATGAGTAAAGAATGGAAAACAGAAAATGAGGATGGTTCCGTTACAGTAAGGACTTCTGCCTGGTCACCCCCAGGAGACCACCCTGTTGGTTACGGCATGAAGCTGACTGTCAAAGGCGGAAAGCTGGTTAAAGTCGAGGGTGACGAAGAACATCCCATCAGTCAAGGTCGCCTCTGTGTCCGTAACTTGACTTTGGCTGACTATGTCCACCACCCCTCCCGGATTTTGACGCCGATGAAGCGTAAGCCGGAAGATCGCGGTAAAGACAAGTGGACCAAGATCTCCTGGGACGAAGCATGGGAGATTATTGTTCCTAAGATCAAAGAATATAAAGAAAAGCATGGTGCTGAATCGATCATCGTTTTCGGTGGTACCGGTCGCCAGGCTTGTATCTACTACTATCCGCTCGGGTTTGCTTCCATCGGCACTCCGAACGTGTGTTACCCGCTGAGCGGTTGGTCCTGCTACGGTCCGCGCTGCTCCATTACCGACTACGTCCTTGGCGCCGGTTATCCTGAAATCGACTACGCTGGTTTCTATGAAGATCGTTACGACGATCCAAGATTCCAACTGCCGGAACTGATCGTCGAATGGGGTAAAATGGCTCTGTACTCCAACCCTGACGGTTTCTTCGGTCATGCCCTCATCGACATGATGAAGCGCGGCGCAAAAATGATTCACATCGACCCCCGTATCACCTGGTTGGGTACCCGTTGTGAAGAAGTTTGCCAACTGCGTCCTGGTACTGACTCTGCTCTGGGTCTGGGTTTCCTCAACGTTATCATCAACGAGGAACTGTACGACAAAGACTTCGTCGAAAACTGGACCTACGGCTTCGACGAGCTCAAAGAGCGTGTTCAAGAGTACCCGCCGAGCAAAGTTGCCGGTATCACTTGGGTTCCGGAAGATCAAATTATCCGTTGTGCCCGCATGATGGCAACTGCCAAGCCGTGCTCAATCCAATGGGGTCTGGCAACTGACGAGAACCCCAATGGCGTTCAAATGGGTCACGCGATCCTGTCTCTGATGGCCGTTACCGGCAATCTGGACGTGCCTGGTGGCGTTACCATCGGTCCCCCGGCAGCACTGCTCGGTAAATGGCGCGTTGAAACTCGCAGCAACCTGTCAGACGAGCTGTGGGACAAGCGTATCGGCGCTGCAGAGTGGCCTGCACTCAGTACTGCAATGGCGACCACTCACCCGGACGAAACCCTCGACACTCTGGAAAGCGGCAAGCCGTACAAGCTGCGCATGGGTTGGTTCAACAGTAGTAACTTTATCACCCCGACCTGCTCGGCTCAGCCTGACCGCTGGTATCATGCCTTGAAGTCCCTGGAATTCAACGTTGTTCAGGACATCTTCATGACTCCGACCGCTATGGCATTCGGTGATATCTTCCTGCCCGTATCGACGTTCGCAGAGCAAGATGGCGTTGTTGTTACTCACTTCGGCCGTAATGCTGTAACCCTCGGTCCCATCAACGAGGCACTGCGCGTTGGCGATACCAAGTCCGATATCGAAGTTTGTATCGAACTCGGTAAGCAACTGCACCCGGATATGTGGGATTACGATGATATTCCTGACTTCTTCACCAAGCAGCTTGAGCCGGAACTCGGCGTCGACTTTGACAAGCTGCGTGAGATGGGTGTCTTCCAGCCTGATTACACTTACAAGAAGTACGAAAAAGGCCTTCTGCGCGGTGATGGCGAGCCTGGATTCAACACGGTTACCGGCATGGTTGAGCTCTCCTCAACTCTGTTCGAAGCCTGGGGCGACGATGCTCTGCCGTACTACAAAGAGCCTCCTTACAGCCCGATCAGTACTCCTGAGCTGTTCAGCGAGTATCCTTTGATCCTCACTACCGGTGCCCGTAAAGTCACCTCGTTCCACTCCGAGCACCGTCAAATTGCTGTTCTGCGTGAGATCGATCCGGATCCGGAAGTTGAGTTGCATCCCGAGACAGCTGCCAATCTCGGCATCAACCATGGCGATTGGGTTCTGCTGGAGAACATGTTCGGTAAAGCAAAACTCAAAGCGAAGGTCACTCCGACCATCCATCCGAAGGTTGTTCACGCGACTCACGGCTGGTGGTTCCCGGAAAAAGATGCTGAAGAGCCGAGCCTCTATGGTGTATGGCAGTCGAACATTAATACCTTGGTTCCCCACAAGCATATCGGAAAGCTTGGTTTCGGTTGCCCGATGAAGCAGATGATCTGTAAAGCTTCACGTCTGGACAGCTTCGACAGCTACAACATCGAAGTTTAATAACCGCACAAGAGTATGGCTGAAACCAAATAGAATTGGAGGAAAAAAATGTCCGAAAAAGAAACCCAAAACGGACTGTTGATTCACTATCAATGGTGTACTGGTTGCCACGCCTGTGAGGTAGCCATCAAAAAAGCGCTGAATTTGCCTGTAGGCAAACACGGCATCAAACTGCTCGAGAACGGCCCCTGGGAAGTTTCTCCCGGCAAATTCGAATGGGATTACATCCCTGTGCCGACTCAACTCGTCGGCTCCAACCCGGAGTTAGAGCCCGGTGAGGACATCAAATTTGCAGTCAAGCACTGCAACGCTCAGTGCATGGAGTATGGCCCGATGGAAGATCTGGTCAAAAAAGCTGCAGAATTGGGTCCGAAAGTAGTGATCTTTAACGTGTAAGTAGAACGACCCTGGGCCCTCCAACAGATGTTGGAGGGCCCAGAAAAAGAAGGTGAAACATTCGTGTTAGTTAAAGTTGCGTAAATTGCTGGGTACTGATGGATCACGAACACCATGTCAGTCGGTAGAATCAACAACAGGTGTGTGCCAATTACAAACACTTTTACCCGCGATATCAGGTTCTTTTCATATCGGCGACAAGGGGTTGCGCACATTTCACCAACATATCGACAGAAGACAGGCTCAGATTCCGGCCTTTTAGGCAAAACGTGCTTGCACTTTCTACATGTAGCCGAATCGTGAAAATTACAGGTTCCACGGTTATCACATTTTATCGGCTTTGGTTTAGGTGGCTTACAGTCACCACAATATGGATTACAGGTCCAGCATATAGTGTTTCTCCAACAGATTTTTTGTAAGTTATTTATAGATAAGTTTGCTACATAAACATTAGCAATATATACCAATGACTTTATATGAAAAAGTCAACTAGAGAAAGGAATTTATCATGGCCGATGAAAAGAAAAAAGTCAAGAAGCCTCTTAATCCGCTTGCTGCTAAACCTGGACAAAACTACGGAAGTACTAAGTTTAAGCCGTCTAAAGAATATAAAGGTGGGAAAATCACCTTTGAAGAAGAAGACGAAAAGAAGTAATAGCAGTATAAATTGTTTACTTTCCCTAGTCTGTCAATCAAGTTAAACAGACTTATTAACATAATTAAGGAGAATATATTATGTGCTTTAGACCTGGTGGCGTAGAAAAACCGCAAGAATGCCCGAAGTGTGGAAAAAAACTGGTCGCCCTTGGCGGCGTAAAGCAAAAAAAATGCCCGTTCTGTAAAACCCCTCTGGAAGAAGACGCTTCCGCGAACAAAGAGGGTTAAAAGAACAATCACTGAGAACTTCAGTGCCAGTGTACGTTGCGACCCTGATAAGACAGCGGTCGGTGCCTGCCGGGGTAAACCTCCAAACTCAACCTCCTCCCCGGCAGGCATATTTGTACTACTCACACGCGAAGGATTGAAAAATATGTCAGAACAGAATTACAATCGATGGCTGATCCTGGCTGCTGCCGTTATCATGAACCTGTGTATCGGCACACTTTACGCTTGGAGTGTCTTTGCAAAGCCGCTGGGCGCCTTGTTTACTTGGGCACCGCCTGCACTCGCCCTCGCATTTACCATTAACCATGGTCTCAGCCCTGTTTCCATGATTGGTGGGGGCTTCATCCAAGACAAGCTCGGCTCAAAAACAACCATCGTCATCGGTGGTCTCATGTTTAGCGCCGGACTCATTTTAACCGGCTTTCTCTCTGAAGGTTCGTCGATCGGCAAACTCTACCTGACCTACAGTACCCTGGCGGGCATCGGCGGTGGCGTTGTCTATGCCGGTACAATGGCCAACACAGTCAAATTCTTTCCCGATAAACGTGGGCTCGCTGCCGGTATCTGTGCTGCGGGTTATGGCTGTGGCGCGATGCTCATGGCCCCTATCGCCAGCGTATTGATCATTAAATACGGCATTCTGGGCTGTTTTCAGATTCTCGGCTCAGTCTTCTTTGTTGTGATCGCTCTAGCGTTGACCGTGACCAAGAGGGCTCCCGCCAATTACATTCCTGATGGCTGGACTCCACCGGTGGCAACAACAACCACAACAGCAGCTGCAAGCTCCAAATGGACTCAAATGATCAGCGAAGGGATCTGGTGGGTGATCATGATCATGCTGTATTGTGGTGCCATGTCAGGACTGATGGTTGTTGCACATGCTTCTCCTATCGGCCAACTGATGTTTGATCTGCCGCCGATGGAAGCTGCATTCTTCGTCAGCGTTATCACCTTAGCAAATGCCTTTGGACGGATTGGATTCGGAGCTCTTTCCGATAAAATCGGCCGTTCCAACACCATTATGCTGATGTACGTTGTATCAGCCCTGTCCATGCTCAACCTGACGTTTACCACCTGTGTGGCCGGCTTTGTTGCCTCTGGTATTGGCGTCGGTGCCGTTTTTGGTGGTTTCCTGTGCCTGATCCCGCCGATTATCGGCGAGCGCTATGGCATGAAAAACTTTGGTGTCAACTACGGTGTCACCTTTATCGGCTTCAGCTTGGCTGCGTTAACAGGTCCGTTACTGGCAGCGAAAATTCGTGTCGCCAGTGGTGACTACAATCAGGCTTTCTGGATTGCTCTGGGAGTCAATGTTGTTGGTCTTGTTTTTGCTTTCCTCTACAGAACAATGGACAACAAAACCCAGGACAAAGTTAGATAGGTAAGAATTTGACGGGATCTACGCCCATCTCAGGTGAGGTCCCGTTTTGTTTTTTTTTGCCGGTACCCGCGATACCGCAAGGGTACCGACAGAAAGGCTTATAACTCATGCTGGAACGAATTCGTGTCGAAACCTTGAGCCTGATGAATGAAAAGGGAATGAGCTTTACCGTTGCCGAGTTGGCGGAACGGCTCGCGGTCAGCAAACGCTACATCTACGAACAATCCAGTTCTAAAAATGAGCTGGTCGCATCGGTTCTGAATGAAATACTAGACGACTTGCAGCGGCAAGTTCAAGAGATCGCCAATTCGCAGCAGCTGGGAACAATTGACAAGCTAAACGCCCTGATGACGACAGCACCAAAAGCGCTTGGACCTCTCAGTTCACGCAGCATTGTTGACATCAAACGCTTACTTCCCGAGCAATGGGGCAACTTTGAACGTTTTTTCGATGACAGATGGGAAGAAATCAAAAAACTGATTGAGCACGGTGTACAGCAAAAACTTTTCCGGCCAATCGACTTGAGTGTCCTACAACAAGTCTACCGGGGGACAATTAATGGACTCAATGAATATCAATACTTAACCCGTAGCAATCAGACCTTTCACAATGCGATTGTTACAATGACGGACATCTTGCTCTACGGTATCATTGCATCAGACAATTAATAGCCAGCTACGACGGCCGACTGGCTTAAAGCGTAAATCTTGATGTTTTGGTTCCTCTGACATACAACACTGTACGCATCAAAATGGAGCCTTTTTCATGGAAAAAGTAATTAATGTCAATGAAGCATTTGATGATCTACCCTTTTCTTTTTATCAGGTCTGGGTTTGTCTCCTATGCTTTTCGGTCGTCTTTTTTGACGGTTTCGATCTGACCGTCATCGGTGTCACAATCCCTAAAATCGCCGCCCACCTGGGTGCCACTCCAGCAGAAATGGGCCTTGCCATCAGTGCAGGACAACTGGGCCCTATGATCGGCGCAGTACTGATCGGCATGCTGGCTGACCGTTTCGGTCGCAAAAAGACCATGTTCGTCTGTGCGCTGGTATTCGGCTTTTTCACTTTCATGATCTCCCACATCTCAAGTGTTGAAGAACTGGCACTCTATCGTTTCCTGGCCGGTCTGGGAATGGGGGGAGCCATCCCTAACGCCCTTGCTTTTGGCAGTGAGTTTGCCCCCTCCAGGGCACGTGCTTCACTGTCTCTTTATATGTGGGCTGGCATGCCGACCGGTGCGATGATTGCAGCCTTCTCGGCGGCCTATCTGTTACCCCATTACGGTTGGCAGTCAGTTTATTACCTCGGCGGCCTCATCCCTGTCGTCATTGCCTTTTTGGTGCTGCTGTGTGTGCCTGAATCGCTTCACCACCTGGTTCGCACCGGTTCCAAAAATGCCTTAAGTAAAGCCCACAGCATCTTAAGCCGCGTCGATAAAAATCTGCCGAGTATCGGCAACGTAAAATTGACCGCCCCATCGACATCAAAAGCAAAAGGTGGCCCTATCAAAAAACTTTTTGCCGGCGACCTCAAAGTCACCACCTTGCTGATATGGGCCCTGTTCTACCTGAGTTTTTATCTGCTTTGGATTTTGTTCTCTTGGGTCCCAACCCTGCTAAAACAGAGCGGTGCAACCGTTCAACAATACAGTCTTGGTTTTGCTTTTATTCACCTCGGCTCGGTCATCGCCTGCTTCTGTATCGGCCGTTGTATGAGCAAGTTTAACAAATTGAATGTTGTTAAATATCTGTTTTTCGGTGCGTTTGTCGCAATGCTTGCTTTTGGATATTTTTCATCAAGCAGTTTCTATATCGTTATCGTCGTATCGATTTTTACCGGCATGTTGGTGAACGGTGGCAACTCATCCCTGATGGGCCTGGCATCAGCAGTCTACCCTTCTGAAGTGCGCGCAACCGGAATCGGTTGGGCTTACGGAATCGGCAAAATAGGTTCGCTCATTGCTCCGGTTATCGGTGGGCTTTACCTGTCTCGAAACTGGAGTGTTTTCAAAATTTGTGCAATCAACGGCTCGAGCGCCCTGATCATTGCTGTCATCGTTATTATTCTACAACGACACATGCGAGCATCAGTAAGCGGCGAAGTTTAAACCAGAATCAACGCTATTCTTTCATCTCTGCCATGCCCCATAAACCACACCGGTTTATGGGGCATGGTTCCTTCTGAGCTCAGACCTGTCGGCCTGCCTGCGGGCTCTGAAAAACGTATGAACTGGAATCGACTATCCAAACAGGTTGTAACGTCCATAGACATACAAGACGGAGAACCTGTCATCCCTGCAGAGGATAAAACACCCCGCCTGAAATAAAACAAAAAAAGGGAAACCAGCGAGTCAGCTGATTTCCCCTTGTTATTTTTGGTGCCGAAGGGGAGACTCGAACTCCCACGCCCTAACGAGCACATGAACCTGAATCATGCGTGTCTACCAGATTCCACCACTTCGGCTTGAAGTGGTGGATTTATAACAAACCGCCACGAGAAATGCAAACATATTTAACACTCAATTGCGTTCTATCTGAAGTTTAGAGTTTCGTGATCTTTGAAAATTTGTCGAAGTTGAAAAAAAGGCGTTGACACCACGGTCACTGTGTGTGGCCGCGCCTTCAAAGCCGATTGTCATATTGGAAAGCTTTGAAGGCGCGGCCTCTAGAAGAAAGTTCCCCCTTTCTTCCGGAGGCCGCTATGGATACCAAGGGATACGGCAATATCCCCGAGTCCCTGTACGACGCTATCACATTTCTGGCACAGGCGCTGCCAAAACGTTCGGTTCCGACTTTTCTGGAACTGCTGTTCGGCGCGATGCT encodes the following:
- a CDS encoding 4Fe-4S dicluster domain-containing protein, translated to MARYAMVMDTRKCIGCHSCTVACKVRNELPTDMIYNPVTTDGPHGKFPNLSMRFLPLLCMHCDNSPCVDACPTGASIQAENGIVHVEDKKCVGCLSCIMACPYGARYHNHETGAVNKCNFCLDRVEEGLFPHCVETCHQKARIFGDLDDENSEVSKLINENPSVQLLPELNTDPCVFYIY
- a CDS encoding molybdopterin-dependent oxidoreductase encodes the protein MKLTVKGGKLVKVEGDEEHPISQGRLCVRNLTLADYVHHPSRILTPMKRKPEDRGKDKWTKISWDEAWEIIVPKIKEYKEKHGAESIIVFGGTGRQACIYYYPLGFASIGTPNVCYPLSGWSCYGPRCSITDYVLGAGYPEIDYAGFYEDRYDDPRFQLPELIVEWGKMALYSNPDGFFGHALIDMMKRGAKMIHIDPRITWLGTRCEEVCQLRPGTDSALGLGFLNVIINEELYDKDFVENWTYGFDELKERVQEYPPSKVAGITWVPEDQIIRCARMMATAKPCSIQWGLATDENPNGVQMGHAILSLMAVTGNLDVPGGVTIGPPAALLGKWRVETRSNLSDELWDKRIGAAEWPALSTAMATTHPDETLDTLESGKPYKLRMGWFNSSNFITPTCSAQPDRWYHALKSLEFNVVQDIFMTPTAMAFGDIFLPVSTFAEQDGVVVTHFGRNAVTLGPINEALRVGDTKSDIEVCIELGKQLHPDMWDYDDIPDFFTKQLEPELGVDFDKLREMGVFQPDYTYKKYEKGLLRGDGEPGFNTVTGMVELSSTLFEAWGDDALPYYKEPPYSPISTPELFSEYPLILTTGARKVTSFHSEHRQIAVLREIDPDPEVELHPETAANLGINHGDWVLLENMFGKAKLKAKVTPTIHPKVVHATHGWWFPEKDAEEPSLYGVWQSNINTLVPHKHIGKLGFGCPMKQMICKASRLDSFDSYNIEV
- a CDS encoding oxidoreductase codes for the protein MSEKETQNGLLIHYQWCTGCHACEVAIKKALNLPVGKHGIKLLENGPWEVSPGKFEWDYIPVPTQLVGSNPELEPGEDIKFAVKHCNAQCMEYGPMEDLVKKAAELGPKVVIFNV
- the nrfD gene encoding NrfD/PsrC family molybdoenzyme membrane anchor subunit, which translates into the protein MSEKHQAWGWMLAVDFFFAGMGGAMLVIAAIIDLFIAPNQVSLLGNILGPLCMCVGCGFLILELGRPMQAWRVFMNPKAILTFGAWTMTIAIISGFAYASFGIKSSLIFWHEGDFLRHLLALVNIVTGLVVATYPGVLLGRHKGRPFWVGPGVMGLFLLSSMVTGLALHCLCAIVAPIEGSVLSSLPKLIAALLLVQVLMWAGYLWIKASGTTAAESASAKRWINGDLAKGFKIYFMLIGTVVPMILLLTPVGFFQGLAALMVLFGGVMMRIQIVTSGKDRTFLPGELQYRSRLPQGDEKFLKKAWM
- a CDS encoding MFS transporter produces the protein MEKVINVNEAFDDLPFSFYQVWVCLLCFSVVFFDGFDLTVIGVTIPKIAAHLGATPAEMGLAISAGQLGPMIGAVLIGMLADRFGRKKTMFVCALVFGFFTFMISHISSVEELALYRFLAGLGMGGAIPNALAFGSEFAPSRARASLSLYMWAGMPTGAMIAAFSAAYLLPHYGWQSVYYLGGLIPVVIAFLVLLCVPESLHHLVRTGSKNALSKAHSILSRVDKNLPSIGNVKLTAPSTSKAKGGPIKKLFAGDLKVTTLLIWALFYLSFYLLWILFSWVPTLLKQSGATVQQYSLGFAFIHLGSVIACFCIGRCMSKFNKLNVVKYLFFGAFVAMLAFGYFSSSSFYIVIVVSIFTGMLVNGGNSSLMGLASAVYPSEVRATGIGWAYGIGKIGSLIAPVIGGLYLSRNWSVFKICAINGSSALIIAVIVIILQRHMRASVSGEV
- a CDS encoding radical SAM protein, with protein sequence MTQAVGTNSTDTKKNIRLLELTQSVCPVCLDVIEARIVVNDNAVFMEKTCAQHGSYSTYLWPDEEHYRWMKDFKFPHIRPKSNLPVLKGCPEDCGPCTSHQHHPRLVELELTQRCNLRCPVCFMAADDNQSHVETDLSLADIKKQLVKIMDQCGPQTSIQLTGGEPTVRKDLPDIIALCREIGFSAIEVNTNGVVISRNLNYLEQLAASGATGIYMQFDGLDDDVFKKVRGANLLKDKLQAIENCRSIGMQIVLAMAVIRGINDDQMGKVLEFGLQNRDVIAGVAFQPAFGSGRFEIADKKPLTMGDAIYELSEQSNGLLSPYDFWPTGCSHPLCDATTYILPQPQGLVPMSRVINVQDYMDHFNPASPQGSVLPDIADTMYPDHEPGLSILIMNYMDAMSMDLKRLQQCSMTVAGKDGSQIPFCSYQLTNMDGLKRSELP
- a CDS encoding TetR/AcrR family transcriptional regulator produces the protein MLERIRVETLSLMNEKGMSFTVAELAERLAVSKRYIYEQSSSKNELVASVLNEILDDLQRQVQEIANSQQLGTIDKLNALMTTAPKALGPLSSRSIVDIKRLLPEQWGNFERFFDDRWEEIKKLIEHGVQQKLFRPIDLSVLQQVYRGTINGLNEYQYLTRSNQTFHNAIVTMTDILLYGIIASDN
- a CDS encoding OFA family MFS transporter — protein: MSEQNYNRWLILAAAVIMNLCIGTLYAWSVFAKPLGALFTWAPPALALAFTINHGLSPVSMIGGGFIQDKLGSKTTIVIGGLMFSAGLILTGFLSEGSSIGKLYLTYSTLAGIGGGVVYAGTMANTVKFFPDKRGLAAGICAAGYGCGAMLMAPIASVLIIKYGILGCFQILGSVFFVVIALALTVTKRAPANYIPDGWTPPVATTTTTAAASSKWTQMISEGIWWVIMIMLYCGAMSGLMVVAHASPIGQLMFDLPPMEAAFFVSVITLANAFGRIGFGALSDKIGRSNTIMLMYVVSALSMLNLTFTTCVAGFVASGIGVGAVFGGFLCLIPPIIGERYGMKNFGVNYGVTFIGFSLAALTGPLLAAKIRVASGDYNQAFWIALGVNVVGLVFAFLYRTMDNKTQDKVR